Proteins encoded by one window of Apium graveolens cultivar Ventura unplaced genomic scaffold, ASM990537v1 ctg9055, whole genome shotgun sequence:
- the LOC141705575 gene encoding zinc finger CCCH domain-containing protein 24-like has translation MNGHDSISDHPLISPLSPPPEPRPETLPEPQPETVPELESIQPLATTADPVPEPGEKRKQPEPDSEPIAPPPEKSKHPLWKTSLCSYYRRTGGECSHGETCRYAHSEEELRQRPDNTWDPTSERGKKMKNENGESVEVKRGGDEVLNTETIGECCSDDVLQKCFVNLPMRWSSDNLRSFLTDNGINFKSAKKRKGMLTGFVSFETAEQVKSAVQELNGKSFGNKNLKIADAIPRTPLPSSTQHTTSENSDVPKSSFGVDDADCVDDNITPESTVSKSRSARDSVTPLAHMSYVDQLEHKKSSLAQMLKKLTRNARKACPNGISLPEWILSSREIGGLPCKFEGIVESPLVNGYRNKCEFSVGYSVQGKVTVGFSLGNFREGVIAVDEPLNCPNVSGVACKYAGFQEFLKHSELPIWNRLNNTGFWRQLTVSFPNYRCE, from the exons ATGAACGGCCACGATTCCATCTCCGACCACCCCCTCATCTCTCCCCTTTCACCACCGCCAGAACCCCGACCCGAAACTTTACCTGAACCCCAACCCGAAACTGTACCCGAACTCGAGTCCATCCAACCACTCGCCACCACCGCCGACCCTGTACCCGAACCCGGCGAGAAGCGCAAACAACCCGAACCCGACTCCGAACCAATTGCACCACCGCCGGAGAAATCAAAACACCCGCTATGGAAAACGAGCTTGTGCTCGTACTATCGTCGAACAGGTGGTGAGTGTAGCCACGGCGAGACGTGTCGATACGCGCATAGCGAAGAGGAGCTGAGACAACGGCCGGATAATACTTGGGACCCGACATCGGAGAGGGGGAAGAAGATGAAGAATGAGAATGGAGAGAGTGTGGAAGTTAAGAGAGGAGGTGATGAGGTTTTGAATACGGAGACAATTGGGGAATGTTGTTCGGATGATGTGTTGCAGAAGTGTTTTGTTAATTTGCCAATGAGGTGGAGTTCGGATAATTTACGCTCCTTTCTTACTGATAAT GGAATTAACTTTAAATCAGCCAAGAAGAGGAAGGGCATGCTAACAGGATTTGTGAGTTTTGAGACCGCCGAACAAGTTAAAAGTGCAGTTCAG GAGTTGAATGGAAAATCTTTTGGGAACAAGAATTTGAAGATTGCAGATGCCATCCCGAGGACCCCTCTTCCATCAAGTACACAGCATACAACTTCTGAAAACTCTGATGTCCCCAAATCTTCATTTGGTGTTGATGATGCTGACTGTGTTGATGACAATATAACTCCGGAGAGTACAGTCTCAAAGAGTAGAAGTGCACGTGATTCcgtgacaccacttgctcataTGTCCTATGTTGATCAACTGGAGCACAAGAAGAGTTCTCTAGCTCAAATGCTCAAAAAACTG ACTCGAAATGCACGTAAAGCATGTCCAAATGGCATCTCGCTTCCAGAATGGATTCTTAGTTCTAGAGAAATAG GTGGTCTTCCATGCAAGTTTGAAGGTATAGTTGAATCACCGCTTGTTAATGGTTACCGTAACAAGTGTGAATTCTCTGTTGGATATTCTGTACAGGGAAAAGTTACTGTTGGATTTTCACTTGGAAATTTCAG GGAGGGTGTGATAGCAGTTGATGAGCCTCTGAACTGTCCAAATGTTTCTGGAGTTGCTTGTAAATATGCTGgatttcaagaatttttaaagCATTCAGAGTTGCCAATCTGGAACAGATTAAATAACACTGGATTTTGGCGTCAACTCACTGTAAGTTTTCCAAACTACCGGTGTGAGTAA